A genomic window from Mustela erminea isolate mMusErm1 chromosome 16, mMusErm1.Pri, whole genome shotgun sequence includes:
- the FAM83H gene encoding protein FAM83H isoform X2 — protein MCGLHSTAHSGTYRPRYSVCPRTAGSGGAAPVLLLQERVSSPLPQAPGPDMARRSQSSSQGDNPLAPGYLPPHYKEYYRLALDALAEGGPEAYSRFLASEGAPAFLCPEELEHVSRHLRPPQHVAREPPEGSPPNVDMDGSSGTYWPMNSDQAVPELDLGWPLTFGFQGTEVTTLVQPPPPDSPSIKDEARRMIRSAQQVVAVVMDMFTDVDLLGEVLEAAARRVPVYILLDEMDAQHFLDMADKCRVNLHHVDFLRVRTVAGPTYYCRTGKSFKGHVKEKFLLVDCAVVMSGSYSFMWSFEKIHRSLAHVFQGELVSSFDEEFRILFAQSEPLVPSAGALARMDAYALAPYAGAGPLTGGQVTGAPTPFSFPRRAHLLFPPPREEGLGFPSFLDPDRHFLSAFRREEPARMPGGALEPHAGLRPLSRRLDAETGLGGELAGPRGFFQARHLEMDSFKRHSYAAADGAGAVENFAAARQVSRQTFLSHGDDFRFQTSHFHRDQLYQQHYQWDPQLAPARPQGLFEKLRAGRPGFTEHEDFALGPGPRFPELGPDGHQRLDYVPSSASREVRHGSDPASGPGPRGLEPSGAPRPNLGQRFPCQAVARLGPDAASDAEPERRGGPEGRAGLRHWRLASYLSGCHGEDTGEEGLPAPMEAEAYEDDVLVSGGRVAPGDLLPSASRAPFPAKGLVPCSAGGGGDNPEREGLEEAGLAKQDSFRSRLNPLIQRSSRLRSSLIFSASQAEVACGATGATAATTEKTQLLHKEQAVSEMLGAGGDAVRSATSTKVAELLGKYKDPARDAGGTGAPVTVTSHSKAVVSQAWREEAVAPSGAGGERRSLESCLLDLRDSFAQRLHQEAERQPGAATLTAAQLLDTLGRSGADRLPSRFLSAQGRSASPQGRVSPPLEGYGPRQAPHPEPRGSPTSAYPEPKGSPTSAYPERRGSPVPPVPERRGSPVPAVPERRGSPVPAVPERRGSLTLTFSEESPKTGTAEETAGGPMEVLRKGSLRLRQLLSPRGERRTEEEGGFPAPQENGQPESPRRPSLGRADSTEAATGDERGPRARTASATANALYSSNLRDDTKAILEQISAHGQKHRGVPAAAPGLAHSSPELGRSPAGGGLAPDMSDKDKCSAIFRSDSLGTQGRLSRTLPASAEDRDRLLRRMESMRKEKRVYSRFEVFCKKEEAGAAGAGEGPAEDDTRDSKVGKFVPRILGTFKKK, from the exons ATGTGTGGCCTGCACTCCACAGCCCACTCAGGGACATACAGGCCTCGCTACAGTGTGTGTCCACGCACGGCCGGGTCAGGGGGAGCAGCGCCAGTTCTGCTGCTCCAGGAACGTgtctcctcaccccttccccaggcccctgGCCCCGACATGGCCCGTCGCTCCCAGAGCTCCTCGCAGGGGGACAACCCGCTGGCTCCCGGGTACCTGCCACCTCACTACAAAGAGTACTACCGCCTGGCGCTGGATGCCCTGGCCGAGGGGGGGCCGGAGGCCTACAGCCGCTTCCTGgcatccgaaggggcacctgccttCCTGTGCCCGGAGGAGCTGGAGCACGTGAGCCGCCACCTGCGGCCCCCTCAGCATGTTGCCCGCGAGCCCCCTGAAGGCAGCCCCCCCAACGTGGACATGGATGGCTCCTCGGGCACCTACTGGCCCATGAACTCAGACCAGGCAGTGCCTGAGCTGGACCTAGGCTGGCCCCTGACCTTCGGCTTCCAGGGCACTGAGGTCACcacactggtgcagccaccccCACCGGACAGCCCCAGCATCAAGGACGAGGCACGAAGGATGATTCGCTCTGCCCAGCAG GTGGTGGCCGTGGTGATGGACATGTTCACAGACGTGGACCTGCTCGGTGAAGTGCTGGAGGCGGCGGCACGCCGCGTGCCCGTCTACATCCTCCTGGATGAGATGGACGCGCAGCACTTCCTAGACATGGCCGACAAGTGCCGCGTCAACCTGCACCACGTGGAC TTCCTGCGCGTGCGCACTGTGGCCGGCCCCACCTACTACTGCCGCACGGGGAAATCCTTCAAGGGCCACGTGAAGGAGAAGTTCCTGCTGGTGGACTGTGCCGTGGTGATGAGTGGGAGCTACAG CTTCATGTGGTCCTTCGAGAAGATCCACCGAAGCCTGGCGCACGTGTTCCAGGGCGAGCTGGTGTCCAGCTTCGATGAGGAGTTCCGCATCCTGTTCGCACAGTCCGAGCCTCTGGTGCCCTCGGCCGGGGCGCTGGCCCGCATGGACGCTTACGCGCTGGCTCCGTACGCGGGAGCCGGGCCCCTTACGGGCGGCCAGGTGACCGGGGCGCCGACgcccttctccttccccagacGAGCGCACCTCCTGTTCCCACCGCCTCGGGAAGAGGGCCTGGGTTTCCCGTCCTTCCTCGACCCCGACCGCCACTTCTTGTCGGCCTTCCGCCGGGAGGAGCCAGCGCGGATGCCGGGCGGAGCCCTGGAGCCGCACGCCGGGCTGCGGCCGCTGTCGCGGCGGCTGGACGCGGAGACGGGCCTCGGGGGCGAGCTCGCGGGCCCGCGGGGCTTCTTCCAGGCCCGGCACCTGGAGATGGACTCCTTCAAGCGGCACAGCTACGCCGCCGCCGACGGGGCGGGCGCGGTGGAGAACTTCGCGGCCGCGCGGCAGGTGTCACGGCAGACGTTCCTCAGCCACGGCGACGACTTCCGCTTCCAGACCAGTCACTTCCACCGTGACCAGCTCTACCAGCAGCATTACCAGTGGGACCCGCAGCTGGCGCCGGCGCGCCCGCAAGGCCTGTTCGAGAAGCTGCGCGCTGGCCGCCCGGGCTTCACCGAGCACGAAGACTTCGCGCTAGGGCCCGGGCCACGCTTCCCCGAGCTCGGCCCCGACGGACACCAGCGGCTGGACTACGTGCCGTCCAGCGCGTCACGCGAGGTGCGCCACGGCTCAGACCCCGCCTCGGGGCCCGGGCCCCGTGGCCTGGAACCCAGCGGGGCTCCACGCCCCAACCTGGGCCAGCGCTTCCCGTGCCAGGCGGTGGCGAGGCTGGGCCCGGATGCGGCGTCCGACGCAGAGCCCGAGCGCAGGGGCGGGCCTGAGGGGCGGGCGGGGCTGCGGCACTGGCGCCTGGCGTCCTACCTGAGCGGTTGCCATGGCGAGGACACCGGCGAAGAGGGCCTGCCCGCGCCCATGGAAGCTGAGGCCTATGAAGACGACGTTCTGGTGTCCGGGGGCCGAGTGGCCCCCGGGGACCTGCTCCCTTCAGCCTCCCGTGCACCCTTCCCGGCCAAGGGCCTGGTGCCTTGCTCTGCCGGCGGTGGCGGTGACAACCCAGAGCGCGagggcctggaggaggcaggtCTGGCCAAGCAGGACTCTTTCCGCTCCCGCTTGAACCCGCTGATCCAGCGCAGCTCACGCCTGCGCTCCTCCCTGATCTTCAGCGCTTCGCAGGCCGAGGTCGCCTGTGGGGCCACGGGGGCCACGGCAGCCACCACCGAGAAGACGCAGCTGCTGCACAAGGAGCAGGCGGTCAGCGAGATGCTGGGCGCTGGTGGCGATGCCGTGCGCTCTGCCACTTCCACCAAGGTGGCCGAGCTCCTGGGGAAATACAAGGACCCGGCGCGTGATGCCGGCGGGACGGGGGCCCCGGTCACAGTCACCAGCCACAGCAAGGCTGTTGTGTCCCAGGCATGGCGGGAGGAGGCAGTGGCGCCCAGTGGGGCGGGAGGCGAACGCCGCAGCCTCGAGAGCTGCCTGCTGGACCTGCGCGACTCCTTTGCACAGCGGCTGCACCAGGAGGCGGAGAGGCAGCCGGGAGCTGCCACGCTTACCGCTGCCCAGCTGCTAGACACGCTGGGCCGGAGCGGCGCCGACCGGCTGccctctcgctttctctctgcGCAGGGCCGCTCTGCCTCCCCACAAGGGCGCGTCAGCCCCCCGCTGGAGGGGTATGGGCCCCGCCAGGCACCTCACCCTGAGCCAAGAGGGAGCCCCACCTCTGCTTACCCTGAGCCAAAAGGAAGCCCCACCTCGGCCTATCCCGAGCGCAGGGGTAGCCCGGTCCCCCCTGTACCGGAGCGCAGGGGCAGCCCCGTCCCCGCTGTGCCCGAGCGCAGGGGTAGCCCGGTCCCCGCTGTGCCCGAGCGCAG GGGCAGCCTGACCCTTACCTTCTCCGAGGAGTCTCCGAAGACTGGGACCGCGGAGGAGACGGCTGGCGGCCCCATGGAAGTCCTGCGCAAGGGCTCGCTGCGTCTCCGCCAGCTGCTGAGCCCCAGGGGTGAGCGGCGCACGGAGGAAGAGGGCGGCTTCCCAGCGCCACAGGAGAACGGGCAGCCCGAGAGCCCCCGGCGGCCGTCCCTGGGCAGGGCGGATAGCACGGAGGCGGCCACTGGAGACGAGCGGGGCCCGAGGGCACGCACAGCCTCTGCCACGGCCAACGCCTTGTACAGCAGCAACCTGCGGGATGACACAAAAGCCATTCTGGAGCAGATTAGCGCCCACGGCCAGAAACACCGCGGAGTCCCTGCGGCGGCCCCGGGCCTGGCTCACAGCAGTCCTGAACTGGGCCGCTCCCCAGCTGGTGGCGGCCTGGCTCCGGACATGTCCGACAAGGACAAATGCTCTGCCATCTTCCGCTCGGACAGCCTGGGGACCCAAGGTAGACTGAGCCGTACCCTGCCAGCCAGCGCGGAGGACCGCGACCGCCTGCTGCGCCGCATGGAGAGCATGCGCAAGGAGAAGCGTGTCTACAGCCGCTTTGAGGTCTTCTGCAAAAAGGAAGAGGCTGGAGCcgcaggggcgggggagggcccAGCGGAGGACGACACCAGGGACAGCAAGGTGGGCAAGTTTGTGCCCAGGATCCTGGGCACTTTCAAAAAGAAGTGA
- the FAM83H gene encoding protein FAM83H isoform X1, translating to MCGLHSTAHSGTYRPRYSVCPRTAGSGGAAPVLLLQERVSSPLPQAPGPDMARRSQSSSQGDNPLAPGYLPPHYKEYYRLALDALAEGGPEAYSRFLASEGAPAFLCPEELEHVSRHLRPPQHVAREPPEGSPPNVDMDGSSGTYWPMNSDQAVPELDLGWPLTFGFQGTEVTTLVQPPPPDSPSIKDEARRMIRSAQQVVAVVMDMFTDVDLLGEVLEAAARRVPVYILLDEMDAQHFLDMADKCRVNLHHVDFLRVRTVAGPTYYCRTGKSFKGHVKEKFLLVDCAVVMSGSYSFMWSFEKIHRSLAHVFQGELVSSFDEEFRILFAQSEPLVPSAGALARMDAYALAPYAGAGPLTGGQVTGAPTPFSFPRRAHLLFPPPREEGLGFPSFLDPDRHFLSAFRREEPARMPGGALEPHAGLRPLSRRLDAETGLGGELAGPRGFFQARHLEMDSFKRHSYAAADGAGAVENFAAARQVSRQTFLSHGDDFRFQTSHFHRDQLYQQHYQWDPQLAPARPQGLFEKLRAGRPGFTEHEDFALGPGPRFPELGPDGHQRLDYVPSSASREVRHGSDPASGPGPRGLEPSGAPRPNLGQRFPCQAVARLGPDAASDAEPERRGGPEGRAGLRHWRLASYLSGCHGEDTGEEGLPAPMEAEAYEDDVLVSGGRVAPGDLLPSASRAPFPAKGLVPCSAGGGGDNPEREGLEEAGLAKQDSFRSRLNPLIQRSSRLRSSLIFSASQAEVACGATGATAATTEKTQLLHKEQAVSEMLGAGGDAVRSATSTKVAELLGKYKDPARDAGGTGAPVTVTSHSKAVVSQAWREEAVAPSGAGGERRSLESCLLDLRDSFAQRLHQEAERQPGAATLTAAQLLDTLGRSGADRLPSRFLSAQGRSASPQGRVSPPLEGYGPRQAPHPEPRGSPTSAYPEPKGSPTSAYPERRGSPVPPVPERRGSPVPAVPERRGSPVPAVPERRGSPIPAVPERRGSPVPAVPERRGSLTLTFSEESPKTGTAEETAGGPMEVLRKGSLRLRQLLSPRGERRTEEEGGFPAPQENGQPESPRRPSLGRADSTEAATGDERGPRARTASATANALYSSNLRDDTKAILEQISAHGQKHRGVPAAAPGLAHSSPELGRSPAGGGLAPDMSDKDKCSAIFRSDSLGTQGRLSRTLPASAEDRDRLLRRMESMRKEKRVYSRFEVFCKKEEAGAAGAGEGPAEDDTRDSKVGKFVPRILGTFKKK from the exons ATGTGTGGCCTGCACTCCACAGCCCACTCAGGGACATACAGGCCTCGCTACAGTGTGTGTCCACGCACGGCCGGGTCAGGGGGAGCAGCGCCAGTTCTGCTGCTCCAGGAACGTgtctcctcaccccttccccaggcccctgGCCCCGACATGGCCCGTCGCTCCCAGAGCTCCTCGCAGGGGGACAACCCGCTGGCTCCCGGGTACCTGCCACCTCACTACAAAGAGTACTACCGCCTGGCGCTGGATGCCCTGGCCGAGGGGGGGCCGGAGGCCTACAGCCGCTTCCTGgcatccgaaggggcacctgccttCCTGTGCCCGGAGGAGCTGGAGCACGTGAGCCGCCACCTGCGGCCCCCTCAGCATGTTGCCCGCGAGCCCCCTGAAGGCAGCCCCCCCAACGTGGACATGGATGGCTCCTCGGGCACCTACTGGCCCATGAACTCAGACCAGGCAGTGCCTGAGCTGGACCTAGGCTGGCCCCTGACCTTCGGCTTCCAGGGCACTGAGGTCACcacactggtgcagccaccccCACCGGACAGCCCCAGCATCAAGGACGAGGCACGAAGGATGATTCGCTCTGCCCAGCAG GTGGTGGCCGTGGTGATGGACATGTTCACAGACGTGGACCTGCTCGGTGAAGTGCTGGAGGCGGCGGCACGCCGCGTGCCCGTCTACATCCTCCTGGATGAGATGGACGCGCAGCACTTCCTAGACATGGCCGACAAGTGCCGCGTCAACCTGCACCACGTGGAC TTCCTGCGCGTGCGCACTGTGGCCGGCCCCACCTACTACTGCCGCACGGGGAAATCCTTCAAGGGCCACGTGAAGGAGAAGTTCCTGCTGGTGGACTGTGCCGTGGTGATGAGTGGGAGCTACAG CTTCATGTGGTCCTTCGAGAAGATCCACCGAAGCCTGGCGCACGTGTTCCAGGGCGAGCTGGTGTCCAGCTTCGATGAGGAGTTCCGCATCCTGTTCGCACAGTCCGAGCCTCTGGTGCCCTCGGCCGGGGCGCTGGCCCGCATGGACGCTTACGCGCTGGCTCCGTACGCGGGAGCCGGGCCCCTTACGGGCGGCCAGGTGACCGGGGCGCCGACgcccttctccttccccagacGAGCGCACCTCCTGTTCCCACCGCCTCGGGAAGAGGGCCTGGGTTTCCCGTCCTTCCTCGACCCCGACCGCCACTTCTTGTCGGCCTTCCGCCGGGAGGAGCCAGCGCGGATGCCGGGCGGAGCCCTGGAGCCGCACGCCGGGCTGCGGCCGCTGTCGCGGCGGCTGGACGCGGAGACGGGCCTCGGGGGCGAGCTCGCGGGCCCGCGGGGCTTCTTCCAGGCCCGGCACCTGGAGATGGACTCCTTCAAGCGGCACAGCTACGCCGCCGCCGACGGGGCGGGCGCGGTGGAGAACTTCGCGGCCGCGCGGCAGGTGTCACGGCAGACGTTCCTCAGCCACGGCGACGACTTCCGCTTCCAGACCAGTCACTTCCACCGTGACCAGCTCTACCAGCAGCATTACCAGTGGGACCCGCAGCTGGCGCCGGCGCGCCCGCAAGGCCTGTTCGAGAAGCTGCGCGCTGGCCGCCCGGGCTTCACCGAGCACGAAGACTTCGCGCTAGGGCCCGGGCCACGCTTCCCCGAGCTCGGCCCCGACGGACACCAGCGGCTGGACTACGTGCCGTCCAGCGCGTCACGCGAGGTGCGCCACGGCTCAGACCCCGCCTCGGGGCCCGGGCCCCGTGGCCTGGAACCCAGCGGGGCTCCACGCCCCAACCTGGGCCAGCGCTTCCCGTGCCAGGCGGTGGCGAGGCTGGGCCCGGATGCGGCGTCCGACGCAGAGCCCGAGCGCAGGGGCGGGCCTGAGGGGCGGGCGGGGCTGCGGCACTGGCGCCTGGCGTCCTACCTGAGCGGTTGCCATGGCGAGGACACCGGCGAAGAGGGCCTGCCCGCGCCCATGGAAGCTGAGGCCTATGAAGACGACGTTCTGGTGTCCGGGGGCCGAGTGGCCCCCGGGGACCTGCTCCCTTCAGCCTCCCGTGCACCCTTCCCGGCCAAGGGCCTGGTGCCTTGCTCTGCCGGCGGTGGCGGTGACAACCCAGAGCGCGagggcctggaggaggcaggtCTGGCCAAGCAGGACTCTTTCCGCTCCCGCTTGAACCCGCTGATCCAGCGCAGCTCACGCCTGCGCTCCTCCCTGATCTTCAGCGCTTCGCAGGCCGAGGTCGCCTGTGGGGCCACGGGGGCCACGGCAGCCACCACCGAGAAGACGCAGCTGCTGCACAAGGAGCAGGCGGTCAGCGAGATGCTGGGCGCTGGTGGCGATGCCGTGCGCTCTGCCACTTCCACCAAGGTGGCCGAGCTCCTGGGGAAATACAAGGACCCGGCGCGTGATGCCGGCGGGACGGGGGCCCCGGTCACAGTCACCAGCCACAGCAAGGCTGTTGTGTCCCAGGCATGGCGGGAGGAGGCAGTGGCGCCCAGTGGGGCGGGAGGCGAACGCCGCAGCCTCGAGAGCTGCCTGCTGGACCTGCGCGACTCCTTTGCACAGCGGCTGCACCAGGAGGCGGAGAGGCAGCCGGGAGCTGCCACGCTTACCGCTGCCCAGCTGCTAGACACGCTGGGCCGGAGCGGCGCCGACCGGCTGccctctcgctttctctctgcGCAGGGCCGCTCTGCCTCCCCACAAGGGCGCGTCAGCCCCCCGCTGGAGGGGTATGGGCCCCGCCAGGCACCTCACCCTGAGCCAAGAGGGAGCCCCACCTCTGCTTACCCTGAGCCAAAAGGAAGCCCCACCTCGGCCTATCCCGAGCGCAGGGGTAGCCCGGTCCCCCCTGTACCGGAGCGCAGGGGCAGCCCCGTCCCCGCTGTGCCCGAGCGCAGGGGTAGCCCGGTCCCCGCTGTGCCCGAGCGCAGGGGCAGCCCCATCCCCGCTGTGCCCGAGCGCAGGGGTAGCCCGGTCCCCGCTGTGCCCGAGCGCAGGGGCAGCCTGACCCTTACCTTCTCCGAGGAGTCTCCGAAGACTGGGACCGCGGAGGAGACGGCTGGCGGCCCCATGGAAGTCCTGCGCAAGGGCTCGCTGCGTCTCCGCCAGCTGCTGAGCCCCAGGGGTGAGCGGCGCACGGAGGAAGAGGGCGGCTTCCCAGCGCCACAGGAGAACGGGCAGCCCGAGAGCCCCCGGCGGCCGTCCCTGGGCAGGGCGGATAGCACGGAGGCGGCCACTGGAGACGAGCGGGGCCCGAGGGCACGCACAGCCTCTGCCACGGCCAACGCCTTGTACAGCAGCAACCTGCGGGATGACACAAAAGCCATTCTGGAGCAGATTAGCGCCCACGGCCAGAAACACCGCGGAGTCCCTGCGGCGGCCCCGGGCCTGGCTCACAGCAGTCCTGAACTGGGCCGCTCCCCAGCTGGTGGCGGCCTGGCTCCGGACATGTCCGACAAGGACAAATGCTCTGCCATCTTCCGCTCGGACAGCCTGGGGACCCAAGGTAGACTGAGCCGTACCCTGCCAGCCAGCGCGGAGGACCGCGACCGCCTGCTGCGCCGCATGGAGAGCATGCGCAAGGAGAAGCGTGTCTACAGCCGCTTTGAGGTCTTCTGCAAAAAGGAAGAGGCTGGAGCcgcaggggcgggggagggcccAGCGGAGGACGACACCAGGGACAGCAAGGTGGGCAAGTTTGTGCCCAGGATCCTGGGCACTTTCAAAAAGAAGTGA
- the FAM83H gene encoding protein FAM83H isoform X3 has product MARRSQSSSQGDNPLAPGYLPPHYKEYYRLALDALAEGGPEAYSRFLASEGAPAFLCPEELEHVSRHLRPPQHVAREPPEGSPPNVDMDGSSGTYWPMNSDQAVPELDLGWPLTFGFQGTEVTTLVQPPPPDSPSIKDEARRMIRSAQQVVAVVMDMFTDVDLLGEVLEAAARRVPVYILLDEMDAQHFLDMADKCRVNLHHVDFLRVRTVAGPTYYCRTGKSFKGHVKEKFLLVDCAVVMSGSYSFMWSFEKIHRSLAHVFQGELVSSFDEEFRILFAQSEPLVPSAGALARMDAYALAPYAGAGPLTGGQVTGAPTPFSFPRRAHLLFPPPREEGLGFPSFLDPDRHFLSAFRREEPARMPGGALEPHAGLRPLSRRLDAETGLGGELAGPRGFFQARHLEMDSFKRHSYAAADGAGAVENFAAARQVSRQTFLSHGDDFRFQTSHFHRDQLYQQHYQWDPQLAPARPQGLFEKLRAGRPGFTEHEDFALGPGPRFPELGPDGHQRLDYVPSSASREVRHGSDPASGPGPRGLEPSGAPRPNLGQRFPCQAVARLGPDAASDAEPERRGGPEGRAGLRHWRLASYLSGCHGEDTGEEGLPAPMEAEAYEDDVLVSGGRVAPGDLLPSASRAPFPAKGLVPCSAGGGGDNPEREGLEEAGLAKQDSFRSRLNPLIQRSSRLRSSLIFSASQAEVACGATGATAATTEKTQLLHKEQAVSEMLGAGGDAVRSATSTKVAELLGKYKDPARDAGGTGAPVTVTSHSKAVVSQAWREEAVAPSGAGGERRSLESCLLDLRDSFAQRLHQEAERQPGAATLTAAQLLDTLGRSGADRLPSRFLSAQGRSASPQGRVSPPLEGYGPRQAPHPEPRGSPTSAYPEPKGSPTSAYPERRGSPVPPVPERRGSPVPAVPERRGSPVPAVPERRGSPIPAVPERRGSPVPAVPERRGSLTLTFSEESPKTGTAEETAGGPMEVLRKGSLRLRQLLSPRGERRTEEEGGFPAPQENGQPESPRRPSLGRADSTEAATGDERGPRARTASATANALYSSNLRDDTKAILEQISAHGQKHRGVPAAAPGLAHSSPELGRSPAGGGLAPDMSDKDKCSAIFRSDSLGTQGRLSRTLPASAEDRDRLLRRMESMRKEKRVYSRFEVFCKKEEAGAAGAGEGPAEDDTRDSKVGKFVPRILGTFKKK; this is encoded by the exons ATGGCCCGTCGCTCCCAGAGCTCCTCGCAGGGGGACAACCCGCTGGCTCCCGGGTACCTGCCACCTCACTACAAAGAGTACTACCGCCTGGCGCTGGATGCCCTGGCCGAGGGGGGGCCGGAGGCCTACAGCCGCTTCCTGgcatccgaaggggcacctgccttCCTGTGCCCGGAGGAGCTGGAGCACGTGAGCCGCCACCTGCGGCCCCCTCAGCATGTTGCCCGCGAGCCCCCTGAAGGCAGCCCCCCCAACGTGGACATGGATGGCTCCTCGGGCACCTACTGGCCCATGAACTCAGACCAGGCAGTGCCTGAGCTGGACCTAGGCTGGCCCCTGACCTTCGGCTTCCAGGGCACTGAGGTCACcacactggtgcagccaccccCACCGGACAGCCCCAGCATCAAGGACGAGGCACGAAGGATGATTCGCTCTGCCCAGCAG GTGGTGGCCGTGGTGATGGACATGTTCACAGACGTGGACCTGCTCGGTGAAGTGCTGGAGGCGGCGGCACGCCGCGTGCCCGTCTACATCCTCCTGGATGAGATGGACGCGCAGCACTTCCTAGACATGGCCGACAAGTGCCGCGTCAACCTGCACCACGTGGAC TTCCTGCGCGTGCGCACTGTGGCCGGCCCCACCTACTACTGCCGCACGGGGAAATCCTTCAAGGGCCACGTGAAGGAGAAGTTCCTGCTGGTGGACTGTGCCGTGGTGATGAGTGGGAGCTACAG CTTCATGTGGTCCTTCGAGAAGATCCACCGAAGCCTGGCGCACGTGTTCCAGGGCGAGCTGGTGTCCAGCTTCGATGAGGAGTTCCGCATCCTGTTCGCACAGTCCGAGCCTCTGGTGCCCTCGGCCGGGGCGCTGGCCCGCATGGACGCTTACGCGCTGGCTCCGTACGCGGGAGCCGGGCCCCTTACGGGCGGCCAGGTGACCGGGGCGCCGACgcccttctccttccccagacGAGCGCACCTCCTGTTCCCACCGCCTCGGGAAGAGGGCCTGGGTTTCCCGTCCTTCCTCGACCCCGACCGCCACTTCTTGTCGGCCTTCCGCCGGGAGGAGCCAGCGCGGATGCCGGGCGGAGCCCTGGAGCCGCACGCCGGGCTGCGGCCGCTGTCGCGGCGGCTGGACGCGGAGACGGGCCTCGGGGGCGAGCTCGCGGGCCCGCGGGGCTTCTTCCAGGCCCGGCACCTGGAGATGGACTCCTTCAAGCGGCACAGCTACGCCGCCGCCGACGGGGCGGGCGCGGTGGAGAACTTCGCGGCCGCGCGGCAGGTGTCACGGCAGACGTTCCTCAGCCACGGCGACGACTTCCGCTTCCAGACCAGTCACTTCCACCGTGACCAGCTCTACCAGCAGCATTACCAGTGGGACCCGCAGCTGGCGCCGGCGCGCCCGCAAGGCCTGTTCGAGAAGCTGCGCGCTGGCCGCCCGGGCTTCACCGAGCACGAAGACTTCGCGCTAGGGCCCGGGCCACGCTTCCCCGAGCTCGGCCCCGACGGACACCAGCGGCTGGACTACGTGCCGTCCAGCGCGTCACGCGAGGTGCGCCACGGCTCAGACCCCGCCTCGGGGCCCGGGCCCCGTGGCCTGGAACCCAGCGGGGCTCCACGCCCCAACCTGGGCCAGCGCTTCCCGTGCCAGGCGGTGGCGAGGCTGGGCCCGGATGCGGCGTCCGACGCAGAGCCCGAGCGCAGGGGCGGGCCTGAGGGGCGGGCGGGGCTGCGGCACTGGCGCCTGGCGTCCTACCTGAGCGGTTGCCATGGCGAGGACACCGGCGAAGAGGGCCTGCCCGCGCCCATGGAAGCTGAGGCCTATGAAGACGACGTTCTGGTGTCCGGGGGCCGAGTGGCCCCCGGGGACCTGCTCCCTTCAGCCTCCCGTGCACCCTTCCCGGCCAAGGGCCTGGTGCCTTGCTCTGCCGGCGGTGGCGGTGACAACCCAGAGCGCGagggcctggaggaggcaggtCTGGCCAAGCAGGACTCTTTCCGCTCCCGCTTGAACCCGCTGATCCAGCGCAGCTCACGCCTGCGCTCCTCCCTGATCTTCAGCGCTTCGCAGGCCGAGGTCGCCTGTGGGGCCACGGGGGCCACGGCAGCCACCACCGAGAAGACGCAGCTGCTGCACAAGGAGCAGGCGGTCAGCGAGATGCTGGGCGCTGGTGGCGATGCCGTGCGCTCTGCCACTTCCACCAAGGTGGCCGAGCTCCTGGGGAAATACAAGGACCCGGCGCGTGATGCCGGCGGGACGGGGGCCCCGGTCACAGTCACCAGCCACAGCAAGGCTGTTGTGTCCCAGGCATGGCGGGAGGAGGCAGTGGCGCCCAGTGGGGCGGGAGGCGAACGCCGCAGCCTCGAGAGCTGCCTGCTGGACCTGCGCGACTCCTTTGCACAGCGGCTGCACCAGGAGGCGGAGAGGCAGCCGGGAGCTGCCACGCTTACCGCTGCCCAGCTGCTAGACACGCTGGGCCGGAGCGGCGCCGACCGGCTGccctctcgctttctctctgcGCAGGGCCGCTCTGCCTCCCCACAAGGGCGCGTCAGCCCCCCGCTGGAGGGGTATGGGCCCCGCCAGGCACCTCACCCTGAGCCAAGAGGGAGCCCCACCTCTGCTTACCCTGAGCCAAAAGGAAGCCCCACCTCGGCCTATCCCGAGCGCAGGGGTAGCCCGGTCCCCCCTGTACCGGAGCGCAGGGGCAGCCCCGTCCCCGCTGTGCCCGAGCGCAGGGGTAGCCCGGTCCCCGCTGTGCCCGAGCGCAGGGGCAGCCCCATCCCCGCTGTGCCCGAGCGCAGGGGTAGCCCGGTCCCCGCTGTGCCCGAGCGCAGGGGCAGCCTGACCCTTACCTTCTCCGAGGAGTCTCCGAAGACTGGGACCGCGGAGGAGACGGCTGGCGGCCCCATGGAAGTCCTGCGCAAGGGCTCGCTGCGTCTCCGCCAGCTGCTGAGCCCCAGGGGTGAGCGGCGCACGGAGGAAGAGGGCGGCTTCCCAGCGCCACAGGAGAACGGGCAGCCCGAGAGCCCCCGGCGGCCGTCCCTGGGCAGGGCGGATAGCACGGAGGCGGCCACTGGAGACGAGCGGGGCCCGAGGGCACGCACAGCCTCTGCCACGGCCAACGCCTTGTACAGCAGCAACCTGCGGGATGACACAAAAGCCATTCTGGAGCAGATTAGCGCCCACGGCCAGAAACACCGCGGAGTCCCTGCGGCGGCCCCGGGCCTGGCTCACAGCAGTCCTGAACTGGGCCGCTCCCCAGCTGGTGGCGGCCTGGCTCCGGACATGTCCGACAAGGACAAATGCTCTGCCATCTTCCGCTCGGACAGCCTGGGGACCCAAGGTAGACTGAGCCGTACCCTGCCAGCCAGCGCGGAGGACCGCGACCGCCTGCTGCGCCGCATGGAGAGCATGCGCAAGGAGAAGCGTGTCTACAGCCGCTTTGAGGTCTTCTGCAAAAAGGAAGAGGCTGGAGCcgcaggggcgggggagggcccAGCGGAGGACGACACCAGGGACAGCAAGGTGGGCAAGTTTGTGCCCAGGATCCTGGGCACTTTCAAAAAGAAGTGA